A window of the Citrus sinensis cultivar Valencia sweet orange chromosome 9, DVS_A1.0, whole genome shotgun sequence genome harbors these coding sequences:
- the LOC127899961 gene encoding zinc finger BED domain-containing protein RICESLEEPER 1-like: protein MGELPLSFVDNKGFRHFCSVAIPQFIMPSRRTIGRDVMELFLEENAMLKSLICNNKHFSAIEDHKGKSIGKKIVACLHGLGELHASVTAIQNAVKWNSTYLMLMTTLKFQAAFDRMAEVDKPYEAYFAEKENNVKRVGPPGPEDWESVERIVKFLKVFYDATLLFSASLSATSNLYSDTIGLIESSLTALQESIDLWVSSMTYSMRKKFDKYWESTGKINKMLIVPSILYPRAKMDFATHIFEIIFGNDSLMVEQMTKAVKDLLNEFYDAYSAFSASSIPSMYSESGLSGNYGGTSSSQRFTTEANFVDVAGGECDDPFRVVRPFLGYARKVSVQNESRRVVSQVERYLKNPVEDPSNLKLNVLLWWRVNGLRYPILEKITRDVLAVPVSTMASESAFSTGYG from the exons atggGTGAGTTGCCGCTCAGTTTTGTAGACAACAAAGGATTTAGGCATTTCTGCAGTGTAGCTATCCCGCAGTTCATTATGCCATCTCGAAGAACTATTGGTAGAGATGTTATGGAGTTATTTTTGGAGGAAAATGCAAtgttgaagagtttgatttgcaacaacaagca TTTTAGCGCAATCGAAGATCATAAAGGGAAGTCGATTGGCAAAAAGATTGTAGCTTGCTTACATG GATTGGGAGAGTTGCATGCTAGTGTTACTGCTATTCAGAATGCTGTGAA GTGGAATTCCACTTATTTGATGTTGATGACTACGCTGAAATTTCAAGCGGCATTTGATAGAATGGCAGAAGTGGATAAACCTTATGAGGCATACTTTgctgagaaagaaaataatgtcaaaaGGGTTGGCCCACCTGGACCGGAGGATTGGGAGAGTGTTGAACGAATTGTGAAGTTTTTGAAGGTATTTTATGATGCCACATTGTTGTTTTCTGCCTCTTTGAGTGCGACTTCTAATCTTTATTCTGATACTATTGGCTTAATTGAGAGTTCATTGACTGCATTGCAAGAAAGTATAGATCTTTGGGTGTCCTCTATGACTTATAGTATGaggaaaaaatttgataagtaTTGGGAGTCCACAggaaagataaacaaaatgttgatTGTTCCATCTATTCTTTATCCACGAGCGAAAATGGATTTTGCTACACATATTTTTGAGATCATTTTTGGCAATGATAGCTTGATGGTGGAACAAATGACCAAAGCAGTGAAGGACTTGTTGAATGAGTTTTATGATGCATATAGTGCATTCTCCGCTAGTTCCATACCATCGATGTATAGTGAGAGTGGTCTTAGTGGCAATTATGGAGGTACAAGTTCTTCTCAACGTTTTACAACTGAGGCTAATTTTGTGGATGTTGCTGGTGGTGAATGTGATGACCCTTTTCGAGTTGTTCGCCCTTTCCTTGGATATGCTAGGAAGGTTTCTGTTCAGAATGAGAGTAGAAGAGTAGTATCTCAGGTGGAAAGGTACTTGAAGAACCCAGTTGAAGATCCCAGCAATCTTAAACTTAATGTTTTGCTTTGGTGGAGGGTGAATGGATTGAGGTATCCAATTCTAGAGAAAATTACAAGAGATGTCCTCGCTGTTCCTGTTTCCACAATGGCATCTGAGTCTGCCTTTAGCACCGGGTATGGTTGA